TTTCCAAAGCGAGACAAGTGGCGGTTTTTGACACGGCTTTTCTTCAAACCATGCCACAAAAAGCTTATCAATATGCTATTCCTAAATCATTTTTAGAAAAAGAAGACATTAGAGCTTATGGATTTCACGGCACGAGCCATAAATATGTATCTGAAAAAGCACAGGAATTTTTAGATTATAGAAATCAATCCAGCTCAAAATTGATCAGTATTCATCTTGGCAACGGTTGTAGTATGACGGCTATAAAAGACGGTAAAGCCATCGATCATTCAATGGGTTTTGGTCCAGCTAATGGTTTGATTATGGGTATACGTGCTGGCGATATTGATCAGTCTGTGATTTTTTATTTGATGGATAAATTGGGTTATTCTGCTAAAGAAGTCAACGATATCTTGCTAAAAGAAAGCGGTATGTTGGGCTTAACAGGCTCAAACGATTTACGAGATATTCAGCAAAAAGCAGAAGCAGGAAATAAAGATTGTAGATTGGCTTTAGAGATGAATGCTTATCGAATTAAAAAATACATTGGAGCTTATGCTGTGGCATTAAATGGTTTAGATGCTATAATTTTTACCGCTGGAATAGGCGAAAACTCTGCTTTAATGCGTGATTTGGTTTGTCGAGACATGGATGTTTTAGGACTTCAGTTAGATCAAAATAATAACAAAATGGCTTTAAGTGAAATTAGAGACATCAGCACCAAAACATCAAAAGTAAAAATTTTGGTTATTCCAACCAATGAAGAGCTTGAAATTGCTAAACAGGCTTATAAAATTTTGTAATTACACTTTTCTCTCAATCCATGTTTTTGATTTAGGAAATGCGAAAAACTTTCATTGCAGTGCATTCGTGGTATTTAAAAAAAAATTCATCAGTGCATTCGTGGCATTAAAAAAAATTTCATTAGTGCATTCGTGGCTCAAAAAAAACAACATTAGTGCATTCGTGGCTTTAAAAAAAAATCATCAGCACATTCGTGGCTTTTAAAAAAAAAATTCATTAGTGCATTCGTGGCATTTAAAACAAGTTCATCAGTGCATTCGTGGCTTTAAAAAAAAATTTATTAGTGCATTCGTGGCTCAAAAAACCAACATTAGTGCATTCGTGGCATTTAAAAAAAATTCATTAGTGCATTCGTGGCTCAAAAAACCAACATTAGTGCATTCGTGGCTTTAAAAAAAAATTTATTAGTGCATTCGTGGCTTTAAAAAAAAATTTATTAGTGCATTCGTGGCTCAAAAAAATTTTCATCAAAAATAAAATCAGCACAAAGACCAAAAACCCAAGTAGAATGTAAAAACTGCCTTTGTCATATTTTTTGTGTAAAACCTCATCCTTAGGATAGCGTAAATTACTATTGCTAACACAAGGCTATAAGTAATGCTGTATGATGTGCTTAACCGAAGTTCTGAGATTTTTTGCTCTTTGTTAAACGGCAGAAAAGTGATAGCATTTTTGCCCAGCATTAGTCATAGACAAATCCTTAACTTTTATTAAGAAAAAAATAACACGATTGCATAAGATTTGTATCTACATTTGCATAGATGAGAAAAAGTAGCACAATAAAAAAAGTATATTCAATCTTGTCCATTTTTGGACTTGCATTGTTGTTATTGCTTTCTCCTTGCAAGGTTAGGAATTTTATACAAGCTGAATTAGGGATTTCTCAAACAAAAGTCTTAAACAAGAGTCAATCTACAATCTCTCAATCAAATTGCCAGACTTTTCAGGCTACTGAAACTATTCAAACTATCTCAAAACCAACTTTCCAGCAACCTGGTTTTTTGGTTTCAGAAATTTATCCTTGTGAGTTTACAATTAATTTACTTAGGCATTCCTTTATTCATAAGTCATCAAGAAACCACTCGGTCTCTGATGTTCCTTTGTACATTTTATACCAAAATCTCAAGGTTTATTCGTAATTGATTTTCTGACCAAGAAAACTAAAGCAGTCACTAAATTTATCAATTACAAATAACAAAAATGAAATTTCAAGAATTAAAATTGAAGTTAGCTACAAACCTATAGTTATGCTTAGCTTAATTTTTATAGTAGCAAGCACTAATCAATTTTTTAATACCGAAAAAACCGTGAGCAGGATAGAAAATGCATCCATGGGTTTTATTGGTAATATTCTTGGTACACCTGAGACAGCAGTGATTCTGTCAGGTATAGTAATGTTGATAGCAGGCATTTCATTACTTATGGGTTTCAAATCTCGAATTGTCGCCATTGTATTAATTGCCGTTCTAATCCCAATCACATTAACAATTCAAGTTGGACAAATATCAACTTTAGGTCCACTTTTTAAAAACATAGCAATTCTCGGTGGACTTCTTTTTTTTACATTGAATGACACTAATAACCTTTTAAAATAAACAAAAATGAAAACATACATATTTAGTTCAATCTTTTTAATGCTTACTCTATTCGGAACCCTAAACACACAGGCACAGCAAATGAATAATGATAAAAATAATTATGTGGTACTGACCAAAAAAGTGCCACAGTTACAGCCTATATTAATGACTGCTGAATCCCTGAAAGCCGAAGACGGCGATGCCTTTGGCGATTTTCAGGTCATTATTTGTGGAAAGGAAATAGGCGATATCACCGATACCGAAAAGATACGTGACTTCATCGTAAAAGCCGAAAAAGCTGGCGTACA
This genomic window from Flavobacterium sp. CS20 contains:
- a CDS encoding sulfur reduction protein DsrE; this encodes MKTYIFSSIFLMLTLFGTLNTQAQQMNNDKNNYVVLTKKVPQLQPILMTAESLKAEDGDAFGDFQVIICGKEIGDITDTEKIRDFIVKAEKAGVQIIACGFSLNKFKVDKTKVPKEIEVVENGILYNFQLQKKGYKSISL
- a CDS encoding acetate/propionate family kinase, with product MNVLVINSGSSSIKYQLIDMPSETVKATGLIERIGAENAKITYKKDDFKTSKELHIANHEEGLTQMNRFLMHKEFGVIADKDDIKIVGHRVVHGGQSFSKTVEITEIVKSKIQSLCTLAPLHNPPNLKGIEVAENVFSKARQVAVFDTAFLQTMPQKAYQYAIPKSFLEKEDIRAYGFHGTSHKYVSEKAQEFLDYRNQSSSKLISIHLGNGCSMTAIKDGKAIDHSMGFGPANGLIMGIRAGDIDQSVIFYLMDKLGYSAKEVNDILLKESGMLGLTGSNDLRDIQQKAEAGNKDCRLALEMNAYRIKKYIGAYAVALNGLDAIIFTAGIGENSALMRDLVCRDMDVLGLQLDQNNNKMALSEIRDISTKTSKVKILVIPTNEELEIAKQAYKIL
- a CDS encoding DoxX family protein, translated to MLSLIFIVASTNQFFNTEKTVSRIENASMGFIGNILGTPETAVILSGIVMLIAGISLLMGFKSRIVAIVLIAVLIPITLTIQVGQISTLGPLFKNIAILGGLLFFTLNDTNNLLK